A genomic segment from Barrientosiimonas humi encodes:
- the metE gene encoding 5-methyltetrahydropteroyltriglutamate--homocysteine S-methyltransferase, with product MTEPFTATVLGLPRIGPKRELKKALEAYWAGDLTSDELAATGRALRETQLRGLADAGLDSVPVGTFSRYDQVLDTAVLLGALPERYTGFADPLDGYFAAARGTDELAPLEMTKWFDTNYHYIVPEISPGTQFSLHPETLLAELAEADALELGVPARPVVLGPVTFLRLSKAVGSDAPLLDRLEELVPLYADLLARLADAGAAWVQIDEPALVTDLSGEELAQVRRTYDGLAGAQQRPAILLATYFGRADEALRELHDTGIEGLAIDLVAGALPPPEVLRGKHVVAGVVDGRNVWRTDPDRALDALETARAHAASVAVSTSCSLLHVPYALAAEPGLDARLRSWLAFGSEKVREVRALADALAGADHEPAELELTRAGLASRRDDPRLHREDVRDRLAALGEDDRRRLPADERRALQAERLDLPLLPTTTIGSYPQTAQIRSARADLRRGRIDQGEYVARMRAEIDAVLELQEGLGLDVLVHGEPERNDMVQFFAERLEGFATTSAGWVQSYGSRCVRPPILFGDVARPEPMTVDWISYASSRTSKPVKGMLTGPVTILAWSFVRDDQPLAASADQVALAIRDETLDLEQAGTAVIQVDEPALRELLPLRRAERPAYLDWAVGAFRLATSGVADATQVHTHLCYSEFGDVIEAIAGLDADVTSIEAARSHMEVLEDLNEVGFDLGVGPGVYDIHSPRVPSVAEIETSLREALRAVPAERLWVNPDCGLKTRSSAEVGASLANLVAAARAVRSAREVRAGR from the coding sequence ATGACCGAACCGTTCACCGCCACCGTGCTGGGGCTGCCCCGCATCGGCCCCAAGCGCGAGCTGAAGAAGGCGCTCGAGGCCTACTGGGCGGGCGACCTCACCTCCGACGAGCTCGCAGCCACCGGCCGCGCGCTGCGCGAGACGCAGCTGCGCGGGCTGGCCGACGCCGGGCTCGACTCGGTGCCCGTGGGCACCTTCAGCCGCTACGACCAGGTGCTCGACACCGCCGTGCTGCTGGGCGCGCTGCCGGAGCGCTACACCGGCTTCGCCGACCCGCTCGACGGCTACTTCGCCGCGGCGCGCGGCACCGACGAGCTGGCGCCGCTGGAGATGACCAAGTGGTTCGACACGAACTACCACTACATCGTCCCGGAGATCTCGCCCGGCACGCAGTTCTCGCTGCACCCGGAGACCCTGCTCGCCGAGCTCGCGGAGGCCGACGCGCTCGAGCTCGGCGTGCCGGCCCGCCCGGTCGTGCTCGGCCCGGTCACCTTCCTGCGGCTGAGCAAGGCGGTCGGCTCGGACGCGCCGCTGCTGGACCGGCTCGAGGAGCTCGTCCCGCTGTACGCCGACCTGCTGGCCCGGCTCGCCGACGCCGGGGCGGCGTGGGTGCAGATCGACGAGCCCGCCCTGGTGACCGACCTCTCGGGCGAGGAGCTGGCGCAGGTGCGCCGGACGTACGACGGGCTCGCGGGGGCGCAGCAGCGGCCCGCCATCCTGCTCGCGACCTACTTCGGCCGCGCCGACGAGGCGCTGCGGGAGCTGCACGACACGGGCATCGAGGGCCTGGCGATCGACCTGGTCGCGGGGGCTCTGCCGCCGCCGGAGGTGCTGCGCGGCAAGCACGTCGTCGCCGGCGTCGTCGACGGACGCAACGTCTGGCGCACCGACCCCGACCGCGCGCTCGACGCCCTGGAGACGGCGCGGGCGCACGCAGCCTCGGTCGCGGTGTCGACCTCGTGCTCCCTGCTGCACGTGCCGTACGCCCTCGCCGCCGAGCCCGGGCTGGACGCCCGGTTGCGGTCCTGGCTGGCGTTCGGGTCCGAGAAGGTGCGCGAGGTGCGCGCGCTCGCCGACGCGCTCGCGGGCGCCGACCACGAGCCCGCCGAGCTGGAGCTCACCCGGGCCGGCCTCGCGAGCCGCCGCGACGACCCGCGGCTGCACCGGGAGGACGTGCGCGACCGACTCGCCGCGCTGGGCGAGGACGACCGGCGCCGGCTGCCCGCGGACGAGCGCCGGGCGCTGCAGGCGGAGCGGCTCGACCTGCCGCTGCTGCCCACCACCACGATCGGCTCCTACCCCCAGACCGCCCAGATCCGGTCGGCGCGCGCGGACCTGCGGCGCGGCCGGATCGACCAGGGGGAGTACGTCGCGCGGATGCGCGCCGAGATCGACGCGGTGCTGGAGCTGCAGGAGGGGCTGGGGCTCGACGTGCTGGTGCACGGGGAGCCCGAGCGCAACGACATGGTGCAGTTCTTCGCCGAGCGGCTCGAGGGGTTCGCCACCACGTCGGCCGGCTGGGTGCAGTCCTACGGGTCGCGGTGCGTGCGCCCACCCATCCTGTTCGGTGACGTGGCGCGGCCGGAGCCGATGACGGTCGACTGGATCAGCTATGCGAGCAGCCGCACGAGCAAGCCGGTCAAGGGCATGCTCACCGGCCCGGTCACGATCCTCGCCTGGTCGTTCGTGCGCGACGACCAGCCGTTGGCCGCCAGCGCCGACCAGGTCGCGCTCGCGATCCGCGACGAGACCCTCGACCTCGAGCAGGCCGGGACCGCGGTGATCCAGGTCGACGAGCCGGCCCTGCGCGAGCTGCTGCCGCTGCGCCGGGCGGAGCGGCCGGCATACCTGGACTGGGCGGTCGGGGCCTTCCGGCTCGCGACCTCGGGCGTGGCCGACGCGACGCAGGTGCACACGCACCTGTGCTACTCCGAGTTCGGCGACGTGATCGAGGCGATCGCGGGGCTGGACGCCGACGTCACCTCGATCGAGGCGGCCCGCTCGCACATGGAGGTGCTCGAGGACCTCAACGAGGTCGGGTTCGACCTGGGCGTCGGTCCCGGGGTGTACGACATCCACTCCCCGCGGGTGCCGTCCGTCGCCGAGATCGAGACCTCGTTGCGCGAGGCGCTGCGGGCGGTGCCCGCGGAGCGGCTGTGGGTCAACCCCGACTGCGGGCTGAAGACCCGGTCGTCGGCCGAGGTCGGGGCCTCCCTCGCCAACCTGGTCGCCGCGGCGCGGGCGGTGCGCTCGGCGCGCGAGGTGCGCGCCGGCCGGTGA
- a CDS encoding NAD kinase, which produces MTRRILLVGHPGRPRAIEVARDLVEGLRANDIVVCGDPTELAEFGLLGADGVEPVEVSEPAPGTELTVVLGGDGTILRAAELVRESGIPLLGINLGHVGFLAEAEPDDIHHIVQGIVQRSWTVESRQTLEVLARVDGEIVCHSWALNEATVEKAARERMLELVVEIDGRPLSTWGCDGVVVSTPTGSTAYAFSAGGPVIWPGVEAMLVCPISAHALFARPLVLGPQARLAIEMVPRTEARGVLWFDGRRSFELPPGARVEARRSDRNVDLARLTPAPFVDRLVAKFDLPVQGWRGRGPR; this is translated from the coding sequence GTGACCCGTCGCATCCTGCTGGTCGGGCACCCCGGTCGCCCGCGCGCGATCGAGGTCGCCCGCGACCTGGTGGAAGGCCTGCGGGCCAACGACATCGTGGTCTGCGGCGACCCCACCGAGCTGGCCGAGTTCGGGCTGCTCGGCGCCGACGGCGTCGAACCGGTCGAGGTGTCCGAGCCCGCGCCCGGAACCGAGCTGACCGTGGTGCTCGGCGGCGACGGCACGATCCTGCGGGCGGCCGAGCTCGTGCGCGAGTCGGGCATCCCGCTGCTCGGCATCAACCTCGGCCACGTGGGGTTCCTCGCCGAGGCCGAGCCCGACGACATCCACCACATCGTCCAGGGCATCGTGCAGCGCAGCTGGACCGTCGAGAGCCGCCAGACCCTCGAGGTGCTCGCGCGCGTCGACGGCGAGATCGTCTGCCACAGCTGGGCGCTCAACGAGGCGACCGTCGAGAAGGCCGCCCGCGAGCGGATGCTGGAGCTGGTCGTCGAGATCGACGGGCGACCGCTGTCGACCTGGGGCTGCGACGGGGTGGTCGTCTCGACGCCGACCGGGTCGACGGCGTACGCCTTCTCGGCCGGCGGTCCGGTCATCTGGCCGGGCGTCGAGGCGATGCTGGTCTGCCCCATCTCGGCGCACGCGCTGTTCGCGCGGCCGCTCGTGCTGGGCCCGCAGGCCCGGCTCGCCATCGAGATGGTGCCGCGCACCGAGGCGCGCGGGGTGCTGTGGTTCGACGGGCGCCGCTCCTTCGAGCTGCCGCCCGGCGCCCGGGTCGAGGCGCGCCGCAGCGACCGCAACGTCGACCTCGCCCGCCTCACGCCCGCGCCGTTCGTCGACCGGCTGGTCGCCAAGTTCGACCTGCCCGTGCAGGGCTGGCGCGGACGCGGACCCCGCTGA
- a CDS encoding TlyA family RNA methyltransferase, giving the protein MGEGSSRVDQALVTRGLARSRALARAYVDAGRVRRDGVVVAKASERVGPDDVLELEGEQERWVGRAAYKLVGAFDAFGPRGLSATGRRCLDVGASTGGFTQVLLERGARQVTALDVGHGQLVTQLQEDPRVVERSGTNVREVGADDLGGPFDLVVSDLSFISLRLVLDRLAALATPGGDVVVLVKPQFEVGREVLGRTGVVRSARQRAEVTEAVVDEAARHGLRAHGLVDSPVTGGTGNREYLLWLAARTEGMMSAMDLRAVFDRIAAERADR; this is encoded by the coding sequence GTGGGTGAGGGGAGCTCCCGGGTCGACCAGGCGCTGGTCACCCGCGGGCTGGCGCGCAGCCGGGCGCTGGCCCGGGCGTACGTCGACGCGGGGCGGGTGCGGCGCGACGGGGTCGTCGTGGCCAAGGCGTCCGAACGCGTAGGCCCGGACGACGTGCTCGAGCTCGAGGGCGAGCAGGAGCGCTGGGTGGGGCGGGCGGCGTACAAGCTCGTGGGGGCGTTCGACGCCTTCGGGCCGCGCGGCCTGAGCGCGACCGGCCGGCGCTGCCTCGACGTGGGCGCCTCGACCGGGGGGTTCACCCAGGTGCTGCTGGAGCGGGGCGCGCGGCAGGTGACCGCGCTGGACGTGGGGCACGGCCAGCTCGTCACGCAGCTGCAGGAGGACCCGCGGGTGGTCGAGCGGTCCGGGACCAACGTGCGCGAGGTGGGCGCGGACGACCTCGGCGGGCCGTTCGACCTGGTGGTGAGCGACCTCAGCTTCATCTCGCTGCGCCTGGTGCTCGACCGGCTCGCCGCGCTGGCGACGCCCGGGGGAGACGTGGTGGTGCTGGTGAAGCCGCAGTTCGAGGTGGGGCGCGAGGTGCTCGGACGCACCGGCGTGGTGCGCTCTGCCCGGCAGCGGGCCGAGGTCACCGAGGCGGTCGTCGACGAGGCGGCACGGCACGGGCTGCGCGCGCACGGGCTGGTCGACAGCCCCGTGACCGGCGGCACCGGCAACCGGGAGTACCTGCTGTGGCTCGCGGCGCGCACGGAAGGCATGATGAGCGCGATGGACCTGCGCGCAGTGTTTGACCGCATCGCCGCCGAGCGAGCCGACCGGTGA
- a CDS encoding HAD-IIA family hydrolase: MSLSDQSPRVPVDGLEGVVCDLDGVVYHGATAVPGAVSALERLGGVAQVRYATNNASRTPAVVAAQLRELGITLDDADVLTSSTVGAQVLAESLPQGAAVLAVGGEGVRVALTESGLEPVTWADPAQPAPVAVLQGYGAEVTAAQLAEAAYAIQAGARWVATNTDRTLPTARGIAPGNGALVAAVRAAVDVDPEVVGKPGPLMYEQAARLLGRAPERMLGVGDRLETDIAGARAAGMRTALVLTGVHGPGDAAAAPAEQRPELLLEGLADLLVPYASPQRVGNGEWRCAGATARWNGAQIEVEGGGIGAARAAVALAWDLVDDGRLDADVAGAQVRSSVGHRPGAASTS, from the coding sequence ATGAGCCTGAGCGATCAGTCGCCCCGTGTGCCCGTCGACGGACTGGAGGGGGTCGTCTGCGACCTCGACGGGGTGGTCTATCACGGCGCCACCGCGGTGCCCGGAGCCGTGTCGGCCCTGGAACGGCTGGGCGGGGTCGCGCAGGTGCGCTACGCCACCAACAACGCCTCCCGCACGCCTGCGGTGGTGGCGGCCCAGCTGCGCGAGCTCGGCATCACGCTCGACGACGCGGACGTGCTCACCAGCTCCACCGTCGGAGCCCAGGTGCTGGCCGAGAGCCTGCCGCAGGGGGCGGCCGTGCTGGCCGTCGGGGGCGAGGGGGTGCGCGTCGCGCTGACCGAGTCCGGCCTCGAACCCGTGACCTGGGCCGACCCCGCGCAGCCGGCGCCGGTGGCCGTGCTGCAGGGGTACGGCGCCGAGGTGACGGCCGCGCAGCTGGCGGAGGCGGCGTACGCGATCCAGGCCGGTGCCCGGTGGGTCGCGACCAACACCGACCGAACCCTGCCGACGGCGCGCGGGATCGCTCCGGGCAACGGAGCGCTCGTCGCCGCCGTGCGGGCGGCGGTCGACGTCGACCCCGAGGTGGTGGGCAAGCCGGGGCCGTTGATGTACGAGCAGGCGGCCCGGCTGCTCGGCCGGGCACCGGAACGGATGCTCGGCGTGGGGGACCGGCTCGAGACCGACATCGCCGGCGCGCGGGCGGCAGGCATGCGAACAGCGTTGGTGCTCACCGGAGTTCACGGCCCGGGAGACGCGGCAGCGGCCCCTGCGGAGCAGCGCCCGGAGCTGCTGCTCGAGGGGTTGGCGGATCTGCTGGTGCCGTATGCGAGCCCGCAGCGGGTCGGGAACGGCGAGTGGCGCTGTGCCGGTGCCACGGCCCGGTGGAACGGCGCGCAGATCGAGGTCGAGGGCGGCGGCATCGGCGCGGCCCGCGCGGCCGTCGCTCTCGCGTGGGATCTGGTCGACGACGGACGCCTCGATGCCGATGTCGCCGGTGCCCAGGTTCGCAGTAGCGTGGGGCACCGGCCCGGCGCGGCGTCGACGTCGTGA
- a CDS encoding single-stranded DNA-binding protein, with product MSAPAPAEAPPDLNEVRLVGRVSGEPAERVLPSGDPIVTLRVVVRRKASTARRNAAPVDTIDVACFSATTRRRAAALTADTVVEVEGSLRRRFFRTAQGAASRYEVEAASVRRVKG from the coding sequence ATGTCCGCGCCAGCACCGGCTGAGGCGCCGCCCGACCTGAACGAGGTGCGGCTGGTGGGCCGGGTGAGCGGTGAGCCGGCCGAGCGGGTGCTGCCGAGCGGCGACCCGATCGTCACCCTTCGGGTCGTCGTGAGACGCAAGGCCTCCACCGCCCGGCGCAACGCCGCACCGGTCGACACCATCGACGTGGCCTGCTTCTCGGCGACCACCCGGCGTCGCGCCGCGGCCCTGACGGCGGACACCGTGGTCGAGGTCGAGGGCTCGTTGCGGCGCCGGTTCTTCCGCACCGCGCAGGGCGCTGCCTCGCGCTACGAGGTGGAGGCCGCCTCGGTCAGACGGGTGAAGGGGTGA
- a CDS encoding tetratricopeptide repeat protein has product MRRKEPEIPEGITGKELDRAVWHQLRTLTKENAEGVAQHLAAAAMLLEDEPDLALDHAQTAVRRAGRVPAAREALGLVLYRRGEFSDALREFRTARRLSGSDHLLPYMVDAERGLGRLERALELASSPEAKRLPEADNIELAIVVSGVRRDLGQPEAALMGLRIPALNKLGRQPWAARLSYAYAEALLATGDEDGAHEWFSKALTLDAQQETDAAERIAELEGVVLEDLLEGEDDIELGDEDLSEDETAATGGDDQQA; this is encoded by the coding sequence GTGCGGCGCAAGGAGCCGGAGATCCCGGAGGGCATCACCGGCAAGGAGCTGGACCGGGCGGTGTGGCACCAGCTGCGCACCCTGACCAAGGAGAACGCCGAGGGCGTGGCACAGCACCTCGCGGCGGCGGCGATGCTGCTGGAGGACGAACCGGACCTCGCGCTCGACCACGCCCAGACGGCGGTCCGCCGTGCGGGCCGCGTCCCTGCGGCGCGGGAGGCCCTGGGGCTGGTGCTGTACCGGCGCGGGGAGTTCTCCGACGCGCTCCGCGAGTTCCGCACGGCGCGGCGGCTGTCCGGCTCCGACCACCTGCTGCCATACATGGTCGACGCCGAGCGCGGGCTCGGTCGGCTGGAACGTGCGCTGGAGCTCGCGAGCTCGCCCGAGGCGAAGCGGCTGCCGGAGGCCGACAACATCGAGCTGGCGATCGTCGTGTCGGGGGTGCGCCGAGACCTGGGCCAGCCCGAGGCTGCGCTCATGGGGCTGCGCATCCCCGCTCTGAACAAGCTCGGCCGGCAGCCGTGGGCGGCCCGGCTGAGCTATGCGTACGCGGAGGCCCTGCTCGCCACGGGTGACGAGGACGGCGCGCACGAGTGGTTCAGCAAGGCGCTGACGCTGGACGCGCAGCAGGAGACCGACGCCGCCGAGCGGATCGCGGAGCTGGAGGGTGTGGTCCTGGAGGACCTGCTCGAGGGCGAGGACGACATCGAGCTGGGCGACGAGGACCTGAGCGAGGACGAGACCGCCGCGACCGGCGGCGACGACCAGCAAGCCTGA
- the tyrS gene encoding tyrosine--tRNA ligase, which produces MSDIFDELQWRGLVAQTTDEAALRRALADGPVTVYCGFDPTAASLHIGHLVQLIILRHLQRSGHHVICLVGGSTGQIGDPRPTSERVLHTKEQTAEWVSSIQEQVRPFLRFDGDNPARMVNNLDWTQGISALDFLRDIGKHFRVNSMIKRDIVARRLESEQGISYTEFSYQLLQALDFLHLFREYDCTLQVGGNDQWGNLLSGVDLVHAAEGARVHAQTAPLITDAEGKKLGKSEGNALWLNPQLMSPYAFYQYWLNTEDAVVIDRLKVFTEITPEELPEVERQVAEEPFRRAAQRRLAHEVTTLVHGPDATASVEAASAALFGKGDVSALDAQTLRDALAELPGGPAEPGQEIVDVLVATGVADSRNGARRLLGEGGISLNNVKVADPEYVLVDSDFLHGEAALIKRGRKHQVAARRAV; this is translated from the coding sequence GTGAGCGACATCTTCGACGAGCTGCAGTGGCGCGGCCTGGTGGCACAGACCACCGACGAGGCCGCGCTGCGCCGAGCACTCGCCGACGGGCCCGTCACGGTCTATTGCGGGTTCGACCCCACGGCCGCGTCGCTGCACATCGGCCACCTCGTGCAGCTGATCATCCTGCGCCACCTGCAGCGCTCCGGCCACCACGTCATCTGTCTGGTGGGCGGGTCCACCGGCCAGATCGGCGATCCGCGCCCCACCTCCGAGCGGGTCCTGCACACCAAGGAGCAGACGGCCGAGTGGGTGAGCAGCATCCAGGAGCAGGTGCGCCCGTTCCTGCGCTTCGACGGCGATAACCCCGCCCGGATGGTCAACAACCTCGACTGGACCCAGGGCATCAGCGCTCTGGACTTCCTGCGCGACATCGGCAAGCACTTCCGCGTCAACTCGATGATCAAGCGCGACATCGTGGCCCGCCGGCTGGAGTCCGAGCAGGGCATCAGCTACACCGAGTTCAGCTACCAGCTGCTGCAGGCGCTGGACTTCCTGCACCTGTTCCGCGAGTACGACTGCACGCTGCAGGTCGGAGGCAACGACCAGTGGGGCAACCTGCTGTCCGGGGTCGACCTGGTGCACGCCGCCGAGGGCGCGCGGGTGCACGCGCAGACGGCCCCGCTCATCACCGACGCCGAGGGCAAGAAGCTCGGCAAGTCCGAGGGCAACGCACTGTGGCTCAACCCGCAGCTGATGAGCCCGTACGCCTTCTACCAGTACTGGCTCAACACCGAGGACGCCGTCGTGATCGACCGGCTCAAGGTGTTCACCGAGATCACGCCGGAGGAGCTGCCCGAGGTCGAGCGACAGGTGGCCGAGGAGCCGTTCCGGCGAGCGGCCCAGCGGCGCCTGGCCCACGAGGTCACCACCCTCGTGCACGGGCCCGACGCCACCGCGTCCGTCGAGGCGGCCTCGGCCGCGCTGTTCGGCAAGGGCGACGTCAGCGCCCTCGACGCGCAGACGCTGCGCGACGCGTTGGCCGAGCTCCCCGGGGGGCCGGCGGAACCGGGGCAGGAGATCGTCGACGTGCTGGTGGCCACCGGGGTGGCCGACAGCCGCAACGGCGCCCGCCGGCTGCTGGGGGAGGGCGGCATCTCGCTGAACAACGTCAAGGTCGCCGACCCCGAGTACGTCCTCGTCGACAGCGACTTCCTGCACGGGGAGGCCGCCCTCATCAAGCGCGGCCGCAAGCACCAGGTGGCCGCCCGCCGGGCGGTCTGA
- a CDS encoding DNA-3-methyladenine glycosylase — MTRLDAGFFDRPVLEVAPELLGCVVTHAGVGVRLTEVEAYDGSNDPGSHAFRGETPRTRVMFGPPGGLYVYFTYGMHHCANLVCGEDGRASAVLLRAGEVVTGIDLARERRTAGRSTRLADRDLARGPARLVQALGITSGDDGVRTTDPAAPVTVVRGDPVDAAQVRTGPRVGVSGDGGDGGRFPWRFWIDGDPTVSAYRPAKPRRRPARR; from the coding sequence ATGACGCGGCTCGACGCCGGCTTCTTCGACCGGCCCGTGCTCGAGGTCGCCCCCGAGCTGCTCGGGTGCGTGGTGACCCACGCAGGCGTCGGGGTCCGGCTCACCGAGGTCGAGGCCTACGACGGGAGCAACGACCCCGGGTCGCACGCCTTCCGGGGAGAGACGCCGCGCACGCGGGTCATGTTCGGCCCGCCCGGCGGGCTGTACGTCTACTTCACCTACGGCATGCACCACTGCGCCAACCTCGTGTGCGGCGAGGACGGCCGCGCGTCGGCGGTCCTGCTGCGCGCCGGCGAGGTGGTGACCGGGATCGACCTGGCCCGCGAGCGGCGCACCGCCGGCCGCTCCACCCGGCTCGCCGACCGCGACCTCGCGCGCGGGCCGGCGCGCCTGGTCCAGGCGCTCGGCATCACCAGTGGAGACGACGGCGTACGCACGACCGACCCCGCCGCGCCCGTCACCGTGGTGCGGGGCGACCCGGTCGATGCGGCGCAGGTCCGCACCGGCCCCCGCGTCGGAGTCTCGGGGGACGGCGGTGACGGGGGACGGTTCCCGTGGCGCTTCTGGATCGACGGCGACCCGACGGTGTCGGCGTACCGCCCCGCGAAACCCCGTCGGAGGCCGGCCCGGCGATAG
- the argH gene encoding argininosuccinate lyase codes for MTTDAKTSLWGGRFSGGPADALAALSKSTHFDWRLAPYDLAGSRAHARVLHGAGLLDEEALGAMLRALDQLDDDVRSGAFLPAEDDEDVHTALERGLIERAGADVGGRLRAGRSRNDQIATLLRMYLRDHARACSLLLLDVVDALAAQARTHLGVAMPGRTHLQHAQPVLLSHHLLAHAWALLRDVDRWRDWDARTDESPYGSGALAGSSLGLDPESVARELGFATATDNSIDGTAARDFVAEFAFVAAMGAVDVSRLSEEVILWATKEFSFVTLDDAFSTGSSIMPQKKNPDVAELARGKAGRLVGDLAGLMTTLKALPLAYNRDLQEDKEPVFDAVDTLEVLLPAVAGMVGTLTFHPDRLESLAPQGFSLATDIAEWLVREGVPFRVAHEVAGACVRVCEERGIELWDLTDDDLAAISPHLTPGVREVLSVPGSLASRSAKGGTAPDRVVEQLDRAVERAGELRAWAEQPVGPQQRA; via the coding sequence ATGACGACGGACGCCAAGACCAGCCTGTGGGGCGGACGTTTCTCCGGGGGCCCGGCCGACGCGCTGGCCGCGCTGTCGAAGTCGACGCACTTCGACTGGCGACTGGCGCCGTACGACCTCGCCGGCTCGCGCGCGCACGCGCGCGTCCTGCACGGGGCCGGGCTGCTGGACGAGGAGGCCCTCGGTGCCATGCTGCGCGCGCTCGACCAGCTCGACGACGACGTGCGCTCTGGCGCGTTCCTGCCCGCCGAGGACGACGAGGACGTGCACACCGCCCTCGAGCGCGGTCTCATCGAGCGGGCGGGCGCCGACGTGGGTGGGCGGTTGCGGGCCGGCCGCTCGCGCAACGACCAGATCGCGACCCTGCTGCGGATGTACCTGCGCGACCACGCCCGGGCCTGCTCGCTGCTGCTGCTCGACGTCGTCGACGCCCTCGCGGCCCAGGCCCGCACCCACCTCGGGGTCGCGATGCCCGGGCGCACCCACCTGCAGCACGCCCAGCCGGTGCTGCTGTCCCACCACCTGCTGGCCCACGCCTGGGCCCTCCTGCGTGACGTGGACCGCTGGCGCGACTGGGACGCCCGCACCGACGAATCGCCTTATGGCTCAGGGGCGCTCGCCGGTTCCTCGCTCGGCCTCGACCCGGAGTCGGTGGCTCGCGAGCTCGGGTTCGCCACCGCCACCGACAACTCCATCGACGGCACTGCCGCACGCGACTTCGTCGCCGAGTTCGCGTTCGTCGCGGCCATGGGCGCGGTCGACGTGTCGCGGCTGTCCGAGGAGGTCATCCTCTGGGCGACCAAGGAGTTCTCCTTCGTCACGCTCGACGACGCCTTCTCCACGGGGTCGAGCATCATGCCGCAGAAGAAGAACCCCGACGTCGCCGAGCTCGCGCGCGGCAAGGCCGGCCGGCTGGTCGGCGACCTCGCCGGGCTGATGACCACGCTCAAGGCGCTGCCGCTGGCGTACAACCGCGACCTGCAGGAGGACAAGGAGCCGGTGTTCGACGCGGTCGACACCCTCGAGGTCCTCCTCCCTGCCGTCGCGGGCATGGTCGGCACGCTCACGTTCCACCCCGACCGGCTCGAATCGCTTGCCCCGCAAGGGTTCTCGCTGGCCACCGACATCGCCGAGTGGCTCGTGCGCGAGGGAGTGCCGTTCCGCGTCGCCCACGAGGTGGCGGGTGCCTGCGTGCGGGTGTGCGAGGAGCGTGGCATCGAGCTGTGGGACCTCACCGACGACGACCTCGCGGCCATCAGCCCGCACCTGACCCCCGGCGTGCGCGAGGTGCTGTCGGTGCCGGGATCCCTCGCGTCGCGGTCGGCCAAGGGCGGCACCGCCCCCGACCGGGTCGTCGAGCAGCTCGACCGCGCCGTCGAGCGGGCCGGCGAGCTGCGCGCCTGGGCCGAGCAGCCGGTAGGACCGCAGCAGCGGGCATGA
- a CDS encoding arginine repressor, with product MIPRTRSARHQRIVEIIRREPIRSQTELVDRLADDGVAVTQATLSRDLVELGAEKVRQGRQLVYAVPAEGGERAMHSGGDGREAPDGRLRRVLVELLVVAECNGDLVVLRTPPGAASFLASAIDTAGLDPVLGTVAGDDTILVIPRSGHTGPQVADLLLTMSEGNDE from the coding sequence ATGATCCCGCGCACCCGCTCGGCGCGCCACCAGCGCATCGTCGAGATCATCCGTCGCGAGCCGATCCGCTCCCAGACCGAGCTGGTCGACCGGTTGGCCGACGACGGCGTCGCCGTCACCCAGGCGACGCTCTCGCGCGACCTGGTCGAGCTCGGCGCCGAGAAGGTGCGCCAGGGCCGCCAGCTGGTCTACGCCGTGCCCGCCGAGGGCGGGGAGCGCGCGATGCACTCCGGCGGCGACGGTCGCGAGGCGCCGGACGGGCGTCTGCGGCGGGTGCTCGTCGAGCTGCTCGTGGTCGCCGAGTGCAACGGCGACCTGGTCGTGCTGCGCACCCCGCCGGGGGCGGCCAGCTTCCTCGCGTCGGCGATCGACACCGCCGGGCTCGACCCGGTGCTCGGGACCGTCGCCGGGGACGACACCATCTTGGTCATCCCGCGCTCCGGGCACACCGGACCGCAGGTGGCCGACCTGCTGCTCACGATGTCGGAAGGGAACGACGAATGA